The sequence AACTAGTCAGAAACTACTAAGAACTCTCATTCTCCTAAAATCACCTAGATTAGAACGAAAAGAAGAGCAAGAGTCTACAATTACTCACAAGAACAAGTAGAGGTCTTTTTCAAGTTCATTCCCAAAGACTAAAGGATTTCTCCATAGATTTGgtcaccaagtatgtgggaaTTTCACCAGTGATTCTTTtaatccattaggtccctagagtTCAGTCAGTTCTTTAATTCTTCATAGCAtgcttagacctagggtttctaaaacCTTGGGGATTCGTTGTGTTTTAGCTACTATGGTTTCCATAATCTAATTAGCatgttttattgaaaattttcatagttCCATGTATATAATTCAAAACCTTGGCTTTCATTAATCATCAGCACTCATAAATTATACTTGCTAGACAAATCAGTCATAAGATCAAGCTTTAGAATTTGAATGACCTACCTTTCAGTATATTTATTTGCATTCACAGTTGACATGTAAGTATTTTGAGCTATTCAGTACTTTGTTGCATTTTAGCTTTTCATTCATTTGGGAGTAGACTTAGCACCGAGTTGGACtagatctcaacatatcctcaCTTTTTTAAAACTACGTGCCAACGTAGGTTCAGAAGTCCCCTCTGTTGGGCACCagttttagtgatcacgcctCAGTCGTACCTTTATACCCCTAGTAGAGTATATTGGATCCTCTTGATGGGGTGTGTACATCGGACTCCACGTTTAGCTCACGTAATTTATGTTGGttaatagtagctcccacaacCACACTTTcattgcattgaccatgatttcaatatttagtTCATCATATTAGCTACTTGATtagtacttggtcattgcatttagcTTAGCTTTTCCCTTACATTTCAGTACAATCTATTTCCATGCtcattattatattactttGTTATATCATAGTTCAACTTGGTATCTATATCATGCATGCTCGGTACATTCCAAGTACGGACGCATACTTTACACTACATCGTTTTATGATATAGGTTTAGGCACTCATCATCCAGCTCACGCGTAGTTTGACTTCCAGCCTATAATTAGCAGCTTCGTGGTGAGTTCTCATAGTTCCAGGATATTTCTTTCTGTATCTACAAGATTTCCTTGCTTGTGAAAGATTGATGATTATACAGCTTAAGTGAACACAAAACTTGGTGAGTAGACTGTAAATGAATATTTACCACTCCACCACAACCTTTATTGCTTGTTCCAATACGTCCTTATTGTAGGCATACTTTTGTTAGAATAGCAATTCAAGAATATACATATGTGAAAGGATAGTATTCATCACTGCTAGAAAGGTTAAAGACAACCATGTTAGAATGGCATTACAGGTTAACATCACCACCTTAGGTACAAGGACTGTCAACAACAGTTGTTACTCCTACAAACAACTAAAAACTGTTATACTAGTGACTACTACCaatggaggggggggggggggaaaaNNNNNNNNNNNNNNNNNNNNNNNNNNNNNNNNNNNNNNNNNNNNNNNNNNNNNNNNNNNNNNNNNNNNNNNNNNNNNNNNNNNNNNNNNNNNNNNNNNNNNNNNNNNNNNNNNNNNNNNNNNNNNNNNNNNNNNNNNNNNNNNNNNNNNNNNNNNNNNNNNNNNNNNNNNNNNNNNNNNNNNNNNNNNNNNNNNNNNNNNNNNNNNNNNNNNNNNNNNNNNNNNNNNNNNNNNNNNNNNNNNNNNNNNNNNNNNNNNNNNNNNNNNNNNNNNNNNNNNNNNNNNNNNNNNNNNNNNNNNNNNNNNNNNNNNNNNNNNNNNNNNNNNNNNNNNNNNNNNNNNNNNNNNNNNNNNNNNNNNNNNNNggggggggggggggggtaaaaGAAGTATTTGCTACAAAGATATATGTAAAGTCAGCAATCCACGGTAACACAGAATCCTTATGTCGTCATTGCTCTGGCAGTCTTCGCTGAGCTAAATACGCTGCTGAATGAATAGTGATAAAGTTAGATAATGTAtctaaaatagaaaaacaaaaaagcaaCACGATTCACGGATTTGAACAGTTAACCAATCCCTTGCTTTGCATAGCTCTGTTACTTTAAGTGACCATGTGGTTAGAAATTGACAATCTGAACCATGAGTTTTTAGGGAGAAATACCCCATGAACTGTAACGACTAATGACTGCTTCAGTGAAAAGGTTATGATGATTTACCTGAGCAGAACATAGGGACTTCATGAGTTCAATCAACATATTGTTTCCTGCTGCTTCACTAACTTGAATGAGGAGAAACTCTGAAACTGATTATGCCTAAAGGGAGGATATGAGTATTCAAGTGACAACTCCAAACAGTATACTTTCTTGGAGAAAATAAATTGTCAACTCCAGAATCAAGATCCTCAGAACTAGGTTGAAACTGTCCTGAACCAGGAGTGACAACTTCAATTTTTCCTACTATCACTTGGCAAATCAATATATGTCTTAGTCCATCTTTGTCTTGAATAGCAGTTTGGAGACAATCAAGAGGGTAATCGTAAGCAGAAAACTGAACTCCATGACGGTAACTTGATCGAATAAAGCCATTCGTAATTATGTCAACAATTTCTTCCTTGGAAGCTCCATACCAACCAATCTTCAGAATAGGATTATCATTGCATTTTTTCGCCATGGCCTCTGAAAGTAGATTGAAAGATTGCAACTTTGTTTCGTAAACAAAACTGGAACGTTTCACATGAATAGCCTCAACTTGGATTGATGATGCTAGTGCACCCAAACCAGATATAAACTTGGCTATGGTAGGTTTAAGTTTCACATTATCTAGATGAACTTGTTTCAAGACATTACCAAATAACTGATCTCCTTGACTTTTACTGCCAGAAACCCCAACCATTGGATCTGGAGTTGTTGGACTTTGTACCTCCTTTTTGTTACAAGGGTTCGTGCTTGAGCTCGCAAGTTCAGCTGGATCTTCAAGTCTGCGCCTTTTTGAGTTTAGCCTGATGGAAACCATGGTTAATTCTGGTGAAAAAAGGGTAAAATTATTACAGAAGGACAATTTCCAACGACAAATATATAAGAGCTAAATCTGCTCTAGAGGTTAATTGgacaaaaaggaaaacaatCCACTAGGGAACAGACACCAGTTAACAATACGCATTGCAAAAACAATCCACTAGCGAACAAGATGATGTAGAAGGCCTGTATAGGACTAGACACTCTTCTCCCATAGGCATTCGAATCATCTCAATTGTAATAAAGATATCATTTAGCTATTTCCTGAAGCAGTTAAGGGGTCTACAATGCTTTGTGTTTTCCCTTCATATCAGCTGTAACACCTTTTGGAGAACaataaaatgcactatttttgcTTAAAAAAATTTGACTCGATATTACTatgaagaaaattgaaattacACAGCAATATTTCTTGACATGTTTATTTAAGATTCTATCGGAGAAAAGGAAATTCGCCCATATTACTGTATTCACCAGGAGAAACAGTTAATTGTTcttgaaataatgaaattatatcTTAACATGTGTGCACAGTTCATTCCCattacttttcttcttcttctttacaaagAATCGAACAAAACAACTTAAGCAAAATTCAAAAACGTTAAGTCCCTTCTTCATATCAATATCCACATTTCTTTAATGTCAATCCTTCAAAACAGACTAAGCTCCCACCACATCAAGTTAACGAATAAAATAAACTACTGAAACATGATATCAAAGAATCATACATGATGCAATTTggttaaattttcataatttcttcGAAATTCTCAGTCTTTACAAAAACAACATTGGTTTTGCAGAGTGAAGAAAGAAGAATGAGAAAGAGAACAGACGAAACCTGGCAATCGTCCGATTTAATTTCACCGCCGGTGAGAGAATGGCAATCGTCCGATTTAATTTCACCGCCGGTGAGAGAAGGGTCGCCGTGGACGGCGGGAATCTACAAAATTACAGAATCGGAGGGTTTTGCGTTACAGAGAAAGTAGGGATTTTGAAAATTGGGGGCAAATCTTTTCACCGAAACGGTCATATATTAAATGGCGGGAAGGATTACTGAAAATTGGCTGcaaatgagtttatttttaattatttagttcaAAGTTATTTAATCCACCAGAATATTGCTCATTTTTATTCTTCAGTTGAAACAGtaattttaacaataaaataaaagcaaTGTCTAAAAATAATCCTGTAATATACTGTTGGATTTATTAAATAAGGTCTGAATCAAATCGATCACGAAAAACATCACAATACCAGTTAAATCACTATCTTTCTATTCATCAATGCATGTACAAAAATACTGTTCtaacttgtaaaaaaaaaatatatctctGTTTTTCTTTCTCATTGTGCTATAGCCTCCTTTGCTTCACTCTGTGTGACCTTGGATAAATCATCAAGATCACGAGTTTGTAGACTCATAACCACGTTGTGACAGCGGCCACATAGCAAAGGATGCTCAGTAAAAGAACCTACTTGAGGTGAATAATTCCAGCATCTGTCACATTTCGAGCCATTTGCACGAGATACACCAACCCAGATCTTGTCCCCTTCTTCCATGAGGTATTCTCCAGTGTACTGAACATCTTTAATCCTTTCATCTTGCAAGGAGTTGAGAATCTCCACCTGAAAAATATCGCAAGAATGTACTCAAAAACAACTAATTATGCGCTCAAAGAAGATATTTCTGTTATGGAGGCCTAGAATACCTAAACAGAGGCAGTATTCACGTTTTAAGACTACTACCACACGTGTCTAACGAAATTCAGCTGAAAAGATGACCAATATTTGTTGCAAGTGTGACTAGGTTTTCAAGAGGATCCAATTTAGTTTGTTTCAGTCTCAAGTGAGCTCGGCAACAACATAGCGAGAACA comes from Solanum pennellii chromosome 1, SPENNV200 and encodes:
- the LOC107032211 gene encoding probable inactive poly [ADP-ribose] polymerase SRO3, with the protein product MVSIRLNSKRRRLEDPAELASSSTNPCNKKEVQSPTTPDPMVGVSGSKSQGDQLFGNVLKQVHLDNVKLKPTIAKFISGLGALASSIQVEAIHVKRSSFVYETKLQSFNLLSEAMAKKCNDNPILKIGWYGASKEEIVDIITNGFIRSSYRHGVQFSAYDYPLDCLQTAIQDKDGLRHILICQVIVGKIEVVTPGSGQFQPSSEDLDSGVDNLFSPRKYTVWSCHLNTHILPLGIISFRVSPHSS